One Campylobacter pinnipediorum subsp. caledonicus genomic window carries:
- the polA gene encoding DNA polymerase I, with amino-acid sequence MSKKILTIIDTFGFFFRLYYAMPHLKNKQGNSSGMISGFANFINNLKDEFESDYIIFALDSKGKTLRHDIDNDYKANRSEPPKELKEQLPICIKMIEDMGLCAINKDGYEADDIIASVVKIAKSKDIFVRVVTHDKDLYQLIDDGKVSIYSPITKIEHDSNSCLEKYGVRPEKILDFLALIGDTSDNIPGVKGIGTKGAKKLLDEFKDIEDIYNNLSLVLNERTKNMLIDGKDSAFLSKKLATLFDDALVDLPLDDAIFPTENPLLNIVDTLYEYDLNKIIKNLKMQDTKDVLDLKFNPILITDEEKLQEILSTITSETIVAFDTETTSVDVSVAKLVGFSFCFNEDESYYVPVAHSYLGVGKQINIDFCSWAISQIYSGCVIGHNLKYDFAVVKNNLDINPPKNYKDTMILAWLSEPAMAVGMDALAKRLYNNYETLKFESIVKKNETFADVDLQTACKYASEDAWITLKFYKSFLNLLEPNLLELADKLEFEFIKVLLDMENEGIKLDVQKLRELIISNDTKLKELTSEIYTLCGENFNINSVQQLGTILFDKLSLPAKKKTKTGYSTDESVLNDLIDSHEVIPKILSYRELYKLQNTYCEPLLNLALKDKNSRIYTSFLQTGTSTGRLSSKNPNLQNIPARGHLAKDVRSAFVAKDGFSFIGLDYSQIELRLLAHFSQDEALVKAFLDDEDIHTRTAISIFGEFDDQKRSVAKSINFGLIYGMGASKLSNQINISRAQAKEYISLYFKAFPTIKEFLEGIKIKAREDGFIATLLGRKRYFDFTNATPMQLAMYEREAVNTKFQGSAADIIKMSMVEIAKITDENAKLLLQIHDELIFEVKDEYAQEFGKKAQNIMQNITKLNVPLKTSLNYAKDWAGLK; translated from the coding sequence CCATAATAGATACATTTGGATTTTTTTTCAGACTTTACTATGCTATGCCTCACTTAAAAAACAAACAAGGAAATTCAAGTGGAATGATAAGTGGCTTTGCAAATTTTATAAATAATTTAAAAGATGAGTTTGAAAGTGATTATATAATTTTTGCCCTTGATAGTAAAGGTAAAACACTACGCCATGATATAGATAATGATTATAAAGCAAATAGAAGTGAACCACCAAAAGAGCTAAAAGAACAGCTTCCGATTTGTATAAAAATGATAGAAGATATGGGACTTTGCGCTATAAATAAAGATGGCTATGAGGCAGATGATATAATCGCAAGTGTTGTAAAAATAGCAAAATCAAAAGATATATTTGTTAGGGTTGTTACTCATGATAAAGACCTTTATCAGCTTATAGATGATGGCAAGGTAAGTATTTATAGCCCAATAACCAAAATAGAACATGATTCAAATTCGTGCTTAGAAAAATATGGCGTAAGACCTGAAAAAATACTTGATTTTTTAGCGCTTATCGGAGATACTTCAGATAACATCCCGGGTGTAAAAGGTATTGGTACAAAAGGAGCTAAAAAACTTTTAGATGAGTTTAAAGATATAGAAGATATTTACAATAATTTAAGCTTGGTTCTAAACGAACGAACAAAAAATATGCTTATAGATGGAAAAGATAGTGCTTTTTTAAGTAAAAAGCTAGCAACTCTTTTTGATGATGCGCTTGTTGATTTACCTCTTGATGATGCTATCTTCCCAACTGAAAACCCTCTTTTAAATATCGTAGATACTCTTTATGAATATGATTTAAATAAAATTATAAAAAACCTTAAAATGCAAGATACAAAAGATGTTTTGGATTTAAAATTTAATCCTATCTTGATAACTGATGAAGAAAAATTACAAGAAATTCTAAGCACTATAACAAGTGAAACAATAGTTGCTTTTGACACAGAAACAACTAGTGTTGATGTTAGTGTTGCAAAACTAGTTGGATTTTCGTTTTGTTTTAACGAAGATGAGAGTTATTATGTGCCAGTAGCCCACTCATATCTTGGTGTTGGAAAACAGATAAATATTGATTTTTGTTCTTGGGCTATTTCTCAAATTTATTCAGGTTGTGTTATAGGCCATAATCTAAAATATGATTTTGCTGTTGTAAAAAATAATTTAGATATAAATCCACCAAAAAATTATAAAGATACAATGATACTTGCTTGGCTTAGTGAGCCTGCGATGGCTGTTGGAATGGATGCCTTGGCAAAACGTCTTTATAATAATTATGAGACTTTGAAATTTGAAAGTATTGTTAAAAAAAATGAAACTTTTGCTGATGTTGATTTGCAAACTGCTTGCAAATATGCATCCGAGGATGCTTGGATAACTCTTAAATTTTATAAAAGTTTTTTAAATTTGCTTGAGCCAAATTTGCTTGAGCTTGCAGATAAGCTTGAGTTTGAGTTTATAAAAGTATTGCTTGATATGGAAAATGAGGGTATAAAGCTAGATGTTCAAAAACTAAGAGAGCTTATAATTTCAAATGATACTAAGTTAAAAGAGCTTACGAGTGAAATTTACACACTCTGTGGTGAAAATTTTAATATTAACTCAGTTCAGCAACTTGGCACAATATTATTTGATAAACTAAGCTTACCAGCCAAAAAAAAGACAAAAACAGGTTATAGTACAGATGAAAGTGTGCTTAATGACTTGATAGATTCTCACGAAGTAATACCAAAAATATTATCGTATAGAGAGCTTTATAAGCTTCAAAATACATACTGTGAACCTCTTTTAAATTTAGCCTTAAAGGATAAAAACTCAAGAATTTATACCAGTTTTTTACAAACTGGCACAAGCACCGGAAGACTATCTTCTAAAAATCCAAATTTACAAAATATTCCAGCAAGGGGACACCTTGCAAAAGATGTTAGATCTGCTTTTGTTGCAAAAGATGGGTTTAGTTTTATTGGGCTTGATTACTCTCAGATAGAGTTAAGACTTTTAGCTCATTTTAGTCAAGATGAAGCTCTTGTAAAGGCATTTTTAGATGATGAAGACATACATACAAGAACTGCTATTAGTATTTTTGGTGAATTTGATGATCAAAAAAGATCAGTTGCAAAAAGTATAAATTTTGGACTTATATATGGAATGGGGGCTAGCAAATTAAGCAATCAAATAAACATTTCAAGAGCCCAAGCAAAAGAGTATATAAGTCTTTATTTTAAAGCATTTCCTACAATAAAAGAATTTTTAGAAGGTATAAAAATAAAAGCAAGAGAGGATGGTTTTATTGCTACTTTACTTGGAAGAAAAAGGTATTTTGATTTTACAAATGCTACACCTATGCAGCTTGCTATGTATGAAAGGGAAGCTGTAAATACAAAATTCCAAGGCTCCGCGGCTGATATTATCAAAATGTCAATGGTTGAAATTGCAAAAATTACAGATGAAAATGCAAAACTTTTATTGCAAATTCACGATGAACTTATATTTGAAGTAAAAGATGAATATGCACAAGAATTTGGTAAAAAGGCACAAAATATAATGCAAAATATAACAAAATTGAATGTCCCTTTAAAAACATCTTTAAATTATGCTAAAGATTGGGCAGGGCTAAAATAG
- the glnA gene encoding type I glutamate--ammonia ligase — translation MGKIVKDVDHFFDFCKENEVKFVDFRFTDINGTWHHMSYNAKSITKDMFFKGVPFDASSFSGWQPIHQSDMMLMPEATSAFLDPFTADITIVVFCDIYDIYKGQMYEKCPRSIAKKAMAHLKESGLGDIAYFGPENEFFVFDNVKIIDKTNCAMYEVDTEEGEWNDDKDFSDSYNTGHRPRKKGGYFPCQPVDSMVDLRAEMVQVLEQVGLETFAVHHEVAQGQGEIGVKFGTLVEAADNVQIYKYVVKMVAHLNGKTATFMPKPLYGDNGSGMHVHQSIWKDGKNLFYKEGEYANLSDFARHYIGGVLKHARSVAAFTNPSTNSYKRLIPGFEAPSILTYSSQNRSASVRIPYGSGENSVRAEMRFPDSTACPYLAFTAMLMAGIDGVKNKIEPVGPMDENLFTLTLDEIRQKGIEQLPHTLRGSLEALIRCNDYLKPVMTDSFIDAFQHLKFETQVWPYEARPTAYEFKTCYSC, via the coding sequence ATGGGAAAAATTGTAAAAGACGTAGATCATTTTTTTGATTTTTGTAAAGAAAATGAAGTTAAATTTGTTGATTTTAGATTTACTGATATAAATGGAACTTGGCATCATATGTCATACAATGCAAAATCCATTACAAAAGATATGTTTTTCAAGGGTGTTCCATTTGATGCTAGTTCTTTTTCTGGTTGGCAACCAATACATCAATCAGACATGATGCTAATGCCAGAAGCAACCAGTGCATTTTTAGATCCATTTACTGCCGATATAACTATAGTTGTTTTTTGTGATATATATGATATATACAAAGGGCAAATGTATGAAAAATGCCCTCGCTCGATAGCAAAAAAAGCAATGGCTCATCTAAAAGAAAGTGGACTTGGCGATATTGCTTATTTTGGCCCTGAAAATGAATTTTTCGTATTTGACAATGTAAAGATAATTGATAAAACAAATTGCGCTATGTATGAGGTTGATACAGAAGAAGGCGAATGGAATGACGATAAAGATTTCTCAGATAGTTATAATACAGGACATCGCCCAAGAAAAAAAGGCGGATACTTTCCTTGCCAACCAGTAGATAGTATGGTTGATCTAAGGGCTGAAATGGTTCAGGTTTTAGAACAAGTTGGACTTGAAACTTTTGCAGTTCACCACGAAGTAGCACAAGGACAGGGCGAAATAGGTGTTAAGTTTGGAACATTGGTAGAGGCTGCTGATAATGTTCAAATTTATAAATACGTAGTAAAAATGGTAGCTCATCTAAATGGCAAAACAGCAACATTTATGCCAAAACCACTTTATGGAGATAATGGTAGCGGAATGCACGTTCATCAGTCAATTTGGAAAGATGGAAAAAATCTATTCTACAAAGAGGGAGAATATGCAAATTTAAGTGATTTTGCAAGACATTATATAGGCGGTGTTTTAAAACATGCTAGAAGTGTTGCTGCTTTTACAAACCCTAGCACAAACTCTTATAAAAGACTAATTCCTGGCTTTGAAGCACCTTCGATCTTAACTTATTCTAGTCAAAATCGTTCAGCCTCTGTAAGAATTCCTTATGGTTCTGGAGAAAACTCAGTAAGAGCTGAAATGCGTTTTCCAGATAGTACAGCTTGCCCTTATCTAGCATTTACAGCTATGCTTATGGCTGGGATTGATGGTGTTAAAAACAAAATAGAGCCTGTTGGACCGATGGATGAAAACTTATTTACACTAACTCTAGATGAAATCCGTCAAAAAGGAATAGAACAACTTCCACATACATTAAGGGGTAGCTTGGAAGCTTTAATTCGTTGCAATGATTATTTAAAACCAGTAATGACAGATAGTTTTATAGACGCATTCCAACACTTAAAATTTGAAACTCAAGTTTGGCCTTATGAAGCAAGACCAACTGCTTATGAGTTTAAAACTTGCTACTCATGCTAA
- a CDS encoding chemotaxis protein produces MTQEELDALMAGGLDDTEQISVEPSEESTKDDKSEVVESKPDSSSKEKLEKLDEYDGYRVSAESAWPPPPPTEDHKMVHQLDDVTRDSEAKATEMFDKLETINNFCMDAEGGCTSLKSGIDENIQLFSTLSEKFPNVSTFKEALEKNNSLKSNLDDIIGNLQMGQDEIMMAMDMMQYQDIHRQKIERVINVMRALSKYMNSLFEGKIDDEKRVGSAVHISGDTTTENLVSNDDIEALIESLGSK; encoded by the coding sequence ATGACCCAAGAAGAACTTGATGCATTGATGGCAGGAGGTCTTGATGATACGGAACAGATTAGTGTGGAGCCATCCGAAGAATCAACAAAAGATGATAAAAGCGAAGTAGTTGAATCAAAACCAGATTCATCTTCTAAGGAAAAATTAGAAAAACTAGATGAATATGATGGGTATAGAGTTAGTGCCGAATCTGCTTGGCCACCACCACCACCAACAGAAGATCATAAGATGGTTCATCAGCTTGATGATGTTACAAGAGATAGTGAAGCAAAAGCTACTGAGATGTTTGATAAACTTGAAACTATCAATAATTTTTGTATGGATGCGGAAGGCGGTTGTACTTCACTAAAATCAGGTATAGATGAAAATATACAGCTTTTTAGTACTTTAAGTGAGAAGTTTCCAAATGTATCAACATTTAAAGAAGCTCTTGAAAAAAACAACTCTTTAAAATCAAATTTAGATGATATTATAGGCAATCTTCAAATGGGACAAGATGAGATTATGATGGCTATGGATATGATGCAATATCAAGATATTCATCGTCAAAAAATAGAACGTGTTATAAATGTAATGCGAGCATTAAGTAAATATATGAATAGTTTATTTGAAGGTAAGATAGATGATGAAAAAAGGGTTGGTTCTGCTGTTCATATTTCAGGAGATACAACTACAGAAAATCTAGTTAGCAATGACGATATAGAGGCATTAATAGAAAGTTTGGGCAGTAAATAG
- a CDS encoding peptidase U32 family protein, with product MKRPELLSPAGNSTKLKIALEYGADAVYASVASFSLRTRSAREFDLQSFKEAIDYTHARGKKFYATVNAFPFNGQIEPLKRHIQTISEFKPDAFIIATPGVMSLAKEIAPDIEVHLSTQANVMNYLDAKIYHQMGASRIVVAREMNLKDVIKIKEQIPSLEIEIFIHGSMCFAYSGRCLVSSIQSGRMSNRGSCANDCRFKYELYAKNPDSGTLFRLEEDNEGGTHIMNSKDLNLSAHIDDIIKSGVIDSLKIEGRTKSEYYVACATRAYRMAVDDSLGLNFDSRKYSYELNTLKNRGFTDGYLVHRPYERTDTQNHFSSLEEGTHQVHAISVDGQYLKCKFKMILNEDYEIVAPLGTDILECDNEIGKIYKKDGKYWINFKQLMTKKGKFMTEIHSGNENEIKLPSQLPNFVFLRKEF from the coding sequence GTGAAAAGACCTGAGCTTTTAAGTCCTGCTGGAAATTCAACAAAGTTAAAAATAGCACTTGAATATGGTGCTGACGCTGTTTATGCCAGTGTTGCTAGTTTTTCACTAAGAACTCGTTCTGCGCGAGAGTTTGATCTTCAGAGTTTTAAAGAGGCTATAGACTACACACATGCAAGAGGAAAAAAATTTTACGCGACTGTAAATGCTTTTCCTTTTAATGGTCAGATAGAACCTTTAAAAAGACATATACAAACCATATCTGAGTTTAAACCCGATGCTTTTATAATAGCAACGCCAGGTGTTATGTCTTTAGCAAAAGAGATAGCTCCTGATATAGAGGTTCATTTAAGCACTCAAGCAAATGTTATGAACTATCTTGATGCAAAAATTTACCATCAAATGGGCGCTAGTAGGATAGTTGTCGCTAGAGAGATGAACCTAAAAGATGTTATAAAAATTAAAGAACAAATTCCTAGTTTAGAGATAGAAATTTTTATTCATGGTTCTATGTGTTTTGCATATTCTGGTAGATGTTTAGTTAGCTCTATTCAAAGTGGTAGGATGTCAAACCGTGGAAGTTGTGCTAATGATTGTAGATTTAAATATGAATTATATGCTAAAAATCCAGATAGTGGAACTTTGTTTAGGTTAGAAGAGGATAATGAGGGTGGAACTCATATCATGAATTCAAAAGATTTAAATCTTTCAGCACATATTGATGACATTATAAAATCAGGCGTTATTGATAGTTTGAAAATTGAAGGAAGAACAAAGAGTGAGTATTATGTAGCCTGTGCCACAAGAGCTTATAGAATGGCGGTTGATGACTCTTTGGGTTTGAATTTTGATTCTCGAAAATACTCTTATGAATTAAATACTCTTAAAAATCGTGGTTTTACAGATGGCTATTTGGTTCATAGACCTTATGAGAGAACAGATACACAAAATCATTTTAGTAGTCTTGAAGAAGGCACACATCAAGTTCATGCTATTAGCGTTGATGGCCAATACCTAAAATGCAAATTTAAGATGATTTTAAATGAAGATTATGAGATAGTTGCTCCACTTGGTACTGATATTTTAGAGTGTGATAATGAGATTGGCAAAATTTACAAAAAAGATGGAAAATATTGGATTAATTTTAAGCAACTTATGACTAAAAAGGGTAAGTTTATGACTGAAATTCATAGTGGTAATGAAAACGAGATAAAATTACCATCACAACTGCCAAATTTTGTCTTTTTAAGAAAGGAATTTTAA
- the purE gene encoding 5-(carboxyamino)imidazole ribonucleotide mutase produces MKFVSIMMGSKSDYDIVSEATRMFDKFGIKYELIITSAHRSPERTQEYIKQAEEKGVQVFIAAAGMAAHLAGAVAANTTKPVIGVPMDASALNGVDALYSTVQMPSGMPVATLAIGKAGIINSVYLAMQILALNDEDLAKKLKDDRESKKEALKQDSAKVEVIL; encoded by the coding sequence ATGAAATTTGTATCTATAATGATGGGTAGCAAGAGTGATTATGATATAGTTAGTGAAGCGACTAGAATGTTTGATAAGTTTGGGATTAAATACGAACTTATAATTACTTCAGCACATAGAAGCCCTGAAAGAACTCAAGAGTACATCAAACAAGCTGAGGAAAAAGGAGTTCAGGTATTTATAGCTGCTGCTGGAATGGCTGCCCATCTTGCTGGTGCTGTTGCTGCAAATACTACAAAACCAGTCATAGGTGTTCCTATGGATGCTAGTGCTCTAAATGGTGTTGATGCTCTTTACTCTACTGTTCAAATGCCAAGCGGTATGCCAGTAGCAACACTTGCTATAGGCAAAGCAGGTATTATAAACTCAGTATATTTAGCTATGCAAATTTTAGCTTTAAATGATGAAGATTTAGCAAAAAAACTAAAAGATGATAGAGAGTCAAAAAAAGAGGCTTTAAAACAAGATTCTGCTAAAGTCGAGGTTATACTTTAA
- a CDS encoding DUF3972 domain-containing protein: protein MQTFLKIDEFCKLVHLNREVIDEMIQRGVLNTRKDGDEIYIEASQGTMSIVPSSNANLTQNMQALPGESFVEKTIGTILNLHEKVLDAKDETLETLKNENKFLKEALFSMQELYDEDRKSIQTLTTQLKISQDEVEFLKRKYKLMWNKAVDNFKEN from the coding sequence ATGCAGACATTTTTAAAAATAGATGAGTTTTGCAAATTAGTTCATCTAAACCGTGAAGTTATAGATGAGATGATACAAAGAGGTGTTCTTAATACTCGCAAAGATGGAGATGAAATATATATAGAAGCTAGTCAAGGGACTATGAGTATTGTTCCATCTTCAAATGCAAATTTGACTCAAAATATGCAAGCTTTACCGGGAGAGAGCTTTGTTGAAAAGACAATAGGAACTATATTAAATCTGCATGAAAAAGTTTTGGATGCAAAAGATGAAACCTTAGAAACATTAAAAAATGAAAATAAATTTTTAAAAGAAGCTCTTTTTTCTATGCAAGAACTTTATGATGAAGATAGAAAAAGTATACAGACATTAACCACTCAACTTAAAATTTCTCAAGATGAGGTTGAATTTTTAAAAAGAAAATATAAATTGATGTGGAATAAAGCTGTTGATAATTTTAAGGAAAACTAA
- the glyQ gene encoding glycine--tRNA ligase subunit alpha has protein sequence MTFSEIILSLQSYWQENGCVILQPYDMPAGAGTYHQATFLRSLGKKPWAAAYVAPSRRPTDGRYGENPNRLGAYYQFQVLIKPSPENIQELYLKSLERLGLDLKKHDIRFVEDNWESPTLGAWGLGWEVWLDGMEVTQFTYFQQVGGIACELVSGEITYGLERLAMYLQNKDNVYDIVWDDKNNLVTYGDVHKQGEYEWSKYNFEVADVNMLFTQFDNAFNECKRALDAEIALPAYDYCMLAAHTFNVLDARGAISVTQRQDYILKIRELAKSCALTYLKSQEEK, from the coding sequence ATAACTTTTTCAGAGATTATTTTAAGCTTACAAAGCTATTGGCAAGAAAATGGTTGTGTGATACTTCAGCCTTACGATATGCCCGCTGGTGCTGGGACTTATCATCAGGCTACTTTTTTAAGAAGCCTTGGTAAAAAACCATGGGCAGCCGCATATGTGGCTCCATCTCGCCGTCCAACAGATGGTAGATATGGTGAAAATCCAAATCGTTTGGGAGCTTATTATCAATTTCAAGTTTTGATAAAGCCAAGCCCTGAAAACATACAAGAGCTATATTTAAAAAGCTTAGAAAGACTAGGACTTGATCTTAAAAAACACGATATCCGCTTTGTGGAGGATAATTGGGAGAGTCCTACTCTTGGTGCTTGGGGTCTTGGTTGGGAAGTATGGCTTGATGGTATGGAGGTTACTCAATTTACATATTTTCAACAAGTTGGCGGCATAGCTTGCGAGCTTGTTAGTGGAGAGATAACATATGGTCTTGAGCGTTTGGCTATGTATTTGCAAAACAAAGACAATGTATATGATATAGTTTGGGATGATAAAAACAATCTAGTAACTTATGGAGATGTTCACAAGCAAGGCGAGTATGAATGGAGCAAATATAATTTCGAAGTTGCTGATGTAAATATGCTTTTTACTCAATTTGACAATGCTTTCAATGAATGCAAACGTGCGCTTGATGCAGAGATAGCTCTTCCTGCTTATGATTATTGTATGCTTGCGGCACATACTTTTAATGTTCTTGATGCAAGAGGCGCTATAAGTGTAACGCAGCGACAAGATTATATTTTAAAAATTCGTGAACTTGCAAAAAGTTGTGCTTTGACATATTTAAAATCTCAAGAAGAAAAATGA
- a CDS encoding Nif3-like dinuclear metal center hexameric protein → MKIKEIYDILNQIAPFESQEKWDNSGVLIGNMQSEFERIYLSLDLDSELIDEVLPNSLIITHHPLIFRGLKNISLDTYPSGIIAKMITKNITLISMHTNYDKFVLNEYFAKDILGFDIVKKDDFLIYCDVDFKFSELVNFVKQKLDVEQIKTTFVKQDIKNIAICTGSGMDLLSMVKADVFLTGDIKYHQALEAKENGINLIDINHYESERYFGASLMKYLQNIKIKVIITNSKNPFVYC, encoded by the coding sequence ATGAAAATAAAAGAAATTTATGATATTTTAAATCAAATTGCACCCTTTGAATCCCAAGAAAAATGGGATAATAGCGGTGTATTGATAGGAAATATGCAAAGTGAGTTTGAAAGAATTTATTTAAGCTTGGATTTAGATAGCGAGCTTATAGATGAAGTTTTGCCAAATTCTTTGATTATTACTCATCATCCTTTGATTTTTAGGGGACTAAAAAATATTAGCTTGGATACATATCCAAGCGGTATCATTGCAAAAATGATAACAAAAAATATTACTCTGATTAGTATGCATACAAATTATGACAAATTTGTTTTGAATGAATACTTTGCAAAAGATATCTTGGGTTTTGATATAGTAAAAAAAGATGATTTTTTGATATATTGTGATGTTGATTTTAAATTTAGTGAGCTTGTAAATTTCGTAAAGCAAAAGCTTGATGTAGAGCAAATAAAAACAACTTTTGTTAAACAAGATATAAAAAATATAGCAATTTGTACTGGAAGCGGAATGGATTTGTTGTCTATGGTTAAAGCAGATGTTTTTTTAACAGGAGATATAAAATACCATCAAGCACTTGAAGCTAAGGAAAATGGCATAAATTTAATAGACATAAATCACTATGAAAGTGAGCGATATTTTGGTGCTTCTTTGATGAAATATTTGCAAAATATTAAAATAAAAGTTATAATCACTAATTCAAAAAACCCATTTGTGTATTGTTAA
- a CDS encoding zinc ribbon domain-containing protein — translation MNKYLEQLVKLSKFDKDIDSFGLRVEDVEKVLRATRQEFEELNEKIEKIDSDLVELKTQKSKTNAHIAEFSNKIKDVSKKSSAAKTEKEVKALGLEEEIAKEQLEAANEEIARLEKISAAKLEEKQECEDKKAELQTKLNEIEKEISSELESIEKEREEIYAQKNKLISQMNQKIITFYEKIRKWAGNTAVVPVRKQACYGCFMQINDKTFSSVIKAEDIITCPHCGRILYKETE, via the coding sequence ATGAATAAATATTTAGAGCAGTTAGTTAAGCTTTCAAAATTTGATAAAGATATAGATAGTTTTGGTCTTAGAGTTGAAGATGTTGAAAAGGTTTTAAGAGCTACAAGACAAGAATTTGAAGAGTTAAACGAAAAGATAGAAAAGATAGATAGTGATTTGGTTGAATTAAAAACTCAAAAATCAAAAACAAATGCCCATATAGCTGAATTTTCAAATAAGATAAAAGATGTTTCAAAAAAGAGTTCGGCGGCTAAAACTGAAAAAGAGGTAAAAGCGCTTGGTCTTGAAGAAGAGATAGCAAAGGAACAACTAGAGGCAGCTAACGAAGAGATAGCGAGACTTGAAAAAATTTCAGCAGCTAAATTAGAAGAAAAACAAGAGTGCGAAGACAAAAAAGCTGAGCTTCAAACAAAGCTTAATGAGATAGAAAAAGAGATTAGTTCAGAGCTTGAAAGTATAGAAAAAGAGCGTGAAGAGATATATGCTCAGAAAAATAAACTAATTTCTCAAATGAATCAAAAAATCATTACATTTTATGAAAAAATTAGAAAATGGGCTGGAAATACAGCTGTTGTTCCTGTTAGAAAACAGGCTTGTTATGGATGTTTTATGCAGATAAATGATAAAACTTTTTCATCTGTAATTAAGGCAGAAGATATAATCACTTGTCCTCATTGTGGAAGAATTTTATACAAAGAAACAGAATAG
- the waaA gene encoding lipid IV(A) 3-deoxy-D-manno-octulosonic acid transferase, with protein sequence MIAIYYFLALIAWFIGAIPLLFLTIKKKYRHSLPARFFLFKNPRLKSSNVHFHACSFGEIIALKPILNLFDNKAITTITKTGFDEASKICKNTSFLPFEIFLPFWLKPSKVLVIFEAELWLMLVFVAKIYKTKIMLINARISDRSYRRYLKFSFFYKKIFSYIDVVYAQSDIDKKRLEQLGAKNIKICGNIKSANVSKPNKNYQKPKERTIIFASTHKGEEELLLKEFKLSKSDKLLIVPRHPERFDEVVSLASKWCDNYGYEFKKFSENNDINAQVVVIDTLGELVNLYAISDIVVLCGSFLPDIGGHNPIEVAQFKNVLISGKYIFNQKALFSMLNDVYFADYLQINELLNKNLKQCSIINKADINEIIQDIKDTI encoded by the coding sequence TTGATAGCGATTTATTATTTTTTGGCTCTGATAGCTTGGTTTATCGGAGCTATACCTTTACTTTTTTTAACAATCAAAAAAAAATATAGACATTCATTACCGGCTAGATTTTTTCTTTTTAAAAATCCAAGGTTAAAATCATCTAATGTTCATTTTCATGCTTGTTCTTTTGGTGAGATAATTGCTTTAAAGCCAATTTTAAATCTTTTTGATAATAAAGCTATAACCACAATAACAAAAACAGGATTTGATGAGGCTAGTAAAATTTGTAAAAATACAAGTTTTCTACCATTTGAAATTTTTTTGCCTTTTTGGTTAAAGCCAAGCAAGGTTTTAGTTATATTTGAAGCAGAGCTTTGGCTTATGCTTGTCTTTGTTGCTAAGATTTATAAAACAAAAATCATGCTTATCAATGCAAGAATTTCAGATAGAAGTTATCGTAGGTATTTGAAATTTAGTTTTTTTTATAAAAAGATTTTTAGCTATATTGATGTCGTTTATGCTCAAAGTGATATAGACAAAAAAAGACTGGAACAACTTGGAGCAAAAAATATAAAAATTTGCGGAAATATAAAATCAGCAAATGTCTCAAAGCCAAACAAAAATTATCAAAAACCAAAAGAGCGAACGATAATTTTTGCTAGTACACATAAAGGTGAAGAAGAATTATTGCTAAAAGAATTTAAATTATCAAAATCAGATAAACTTCTTATCGTGCCAAGACATCCAGAAAGATTTGATGAGGTTGTGTCTCTTGCCAGTAAGTGGTGTGATAATTATGGCTATGAGTTTAAAAAATTTAGTGAAAATAATGATATAAATGCCCAAGTTGTTGTGATAGACACTCTTGGAGAGCTGGTGAATTTATATGCTATAAGTGACATAGTTGTTCTTTGTGGAAGTTTTTTGCCTGATATAGGTGGACACAACCCAATAGAAGTAGCCCAATTTAAAAATGTTCTTATAAGTGGTAAGTATATTTTTAATCAAAAAGCTCTATTTTCAATGTTAAACGATGTTTATTTTGCTGATTATTTGCAAATAAATGAACTTTTAAATAAAAATTTAAAACAATGCTCTATCATAAATAAAGCGGATATAAACGAAATAATACAAGATATCAAGGATACAATATGA